In Panthera uncia isolate 11264 chromosome B4, Puncia_PCG_1.0, whole genome shotgun sequence, one genomic interval encodes:
- the HOXC13 gene encoding homeobox protein Hox-C13, with translation MTTSLLLHPRWPESLMYVYEDSAAESGSGGGGGGGGGAGGAGGGCSGASPGKAPSMDGLGSSCPASHCRDLLPHPVLGRPPAPLGAPQGAVYTDIPAPEAARQCAPPPAPPTSSSATLGYGYPFGGSYYGCRLSHNVNLQQKPCAYHPGDKYPEPSGALPGDDLSSRAKEFAFYPSFASSYQAMPGYLDVSVVPGISGHPEPRHDALIPVEGYQHWALSNGWDSQVYCSKEQSQSAHLWKSPFPDVVPLQPEVSSYRRGRKKRVPYTKVQLKELEKEYAASKFITKEKRRRISATTNLSERQVTIWFQNRRVKEKKVVSKSKAPHLHST, from the exons ATGACGACTTCGCTGCTCCTGCATCCGCGCTGGCCGGAGAGCCTTATGTACGTCTATGAGGACAGCGCGGCGGAGAGCGGCAGCGGAGGAGGCGGCGGGGGAggcggcggcgcgggcggcgCGGGGGGCGGCTGCAGCGGAGCGAGCCCCGGCAAAGCCCCCAGCATGGACGGGCTGGGCAGCAGCTGCCCGGCCAGCCACTGCCGCGACCTGCTTCCGCACCCCGTGCTGGGCCGCCCGCCGGCTCCCCTGGGCGCCCCACAGGGCGCCGTCTACACGGACATCCCGGCCCCAGAGGCTGCGCGCCAGTGCGCCCCGCCGCCGGCGCCCCCCACCTCGTCCAGCGCCACCCTGGGCTACGGCTACCCGTTCGGTGGCAGCTACTACGGCTGCCGCCTGTCGCACAACGTGAACCTGCAGCAAAAGCCTTGCGCCTACCACCCGGGTGATAAATACCCGGAGCCATCGGGCGCCCTGCCGGGTGACGACCTGTCCTCCAGGGCCAAGGAGTTCGCCTTCTACCCCAGCTTCGCCAGCTCCTACCAGGCGATGCCCGGCTACCTGGACGTGTCGGTGGTGCCTGGGATCAGCGGGCACCCAGAGCCGCGTCACGACGCGCTCATCCCCGTCGAAGGCTACCAGCATTGGGCTCTCTCCAACGGCTGGGACAGTCAGGTGTATTGCTCCAAGGAGCAGTCGCAGTCCGCCCACCTCTGGAAGTCTCCCTTTCCAG aCGTGGTTCCCCTACAGCCCGAGGTGAGCAGCTATCGGCGAGGGCGCAAGAAACGCGTGCCCTACACCAAGGTGCAGCTGAAGGAGCTAGAGAAGGAGTACGCGGCCAGCAAGTTCATCACCAAAGAGAAGCGCCGGCGCATCTCTGCCACCACGAACCTCTCGGAGCGCCAGGTCACCATCTGGTTTCAGAACCGGCGGGTCAAAGAGAAGAAGGTGGTTAGCAAATCGAAAGCGCCTCATCTCCACTCCACCTGA
- the HOXC12 gene encoding homeobox protein Hox-C12 produces the protein MGEHNLLNPGFVGPLVNIHTGDTFYFPNFRASGAQLPGLPSLSYPRRDNVCSLPWPSAEPCNGYPQPYLGSPVSLNPPFGRTCELARVEDSKGYYREPCAEGGGGLKREERGRDPGPGVGPGAALLPLEPSGPPALGFKYDYAAGGGGGDGGAGPPHDPPSCQSLESDSSSSLLNEGNKGAGAGDPGSLVSPLNPGGGLSASGAPWYPIHSRSRKKRKPYSKLQLAELEGEFLVNEFITRQRRRELSDRLNLSDQQVKIWFQNRRMKKKRLLLREQALSFF, from the exons ATGGGCGAGCATAATCTCCTGAATCCCGGGTTTGTGGGGCCGCTGGTGAACATCCACACGGGAGACACGTTCTACTTCCCCAACTTCCGCGCGTCCGGGGCGCAGCTGCCAGGGCTGCCTTCGCTGTCCTACCCGCGCCGTGACAACGTGTGCTCGCTGCCCTGGCCGTCGGCGGAGCCCTGCAATGGCTACCCGCAGCCCTATCTCGGCAGCCCGGTGTCGCTCAACCCGCCCTTTGGCCGCACGTGCGAGCTGGCGCGCGTGGAGGACAGCAAGGGTTACTACCGCGAGCCGTGCGCTGAGGGCGGCGGGGGCCTGAAGCGTGAGGAGCGCGGGCGCGACCCGGGCCCAGGAGTCGGGCCGGGGGCGGCGCTGCTGCCGCTGGAGCCGTCGGGGCCCCCTGCGCTCGGTTTCAAGTACGACTacgcggcgggcggcggcggcggcgacgggGGCGCGGGACCCCCGCACGACCCGCCCTCGTGCCAGTCACTGGAATCCGACTCCAGTTCGTCCCTGCTCAACGAGGGCAACAAGGGCGCCGGCGCCGGCGACCCGGGCAGCTTGGTATCGCCTTTAAACCCCGGCGGCGGGCTCTCGGCCAGCG GCGCGCCCTGGTACCCGATCCACAGCCGCTCCCGGAAGAAGCGCAAGCCCTATTCGAAGTTGCAGCTGGCGGAGCTGGAGGGGGAGTTTCTGGTGAACGAGTTCATCACGCGGCAGCGCCGGAGGGAACTCTCAGACCGCTTGAATCTTAGTGACCAGCAGGTCAAGATCTGGTTTCAGAACcggagaatgaaaaagaaaagacttctgTTGAGGGAGCAAGCTCTCTCCTTCTTTTAG